A genomic window from Aquipuribacter nitratireducens includes:
- a CDS encoding LuxR C-terminal-related transcriptional regulator — translation MPVPVLETKLFAPRRRRSLVPRPGAHDLLTSAVRAEHPLVLVAAPAGFGKTTTVAAWLAALTDSDVDVRTAWLSLDAGDDDPIRFLAHVAATMRRVGLDAGDLATLAAEGSPVQAAAQLVNTVAVEGARTPQRRWVLVLDDYHLVGAAAVHDVVTHLLEHPPPRLHIVVSTRADPPFPLSRLRSRGEMTELRTADLRLTAAEAYDFLHRVMGTPVTPEQSVALTQRTEGWAAGLQLAALSVRGAAETEVDRFVRSFTGSDRFVVDYLLDEVLAKESPDRRELLLLTSVADRLTGSLCDAITGQRTGARTLEQLERDNVFVVPLDTTRTWYRYHHLFAEVLRARLRSDHADLVPGLHRRAGEWFASHGHLPDAVGHALAAGDHVRAARLVELALPEVRRTRQDGLLLQWLAALPRDVVRGNPVLSMFAGWAAMVAGDLDLVARRLDEADEALAAGARDRDVAASWAATDELLAAPATLEVFRASLAQARGDVTGTAHHARLALDLCRSDDHLVRGAASGFVALAAWAEGDARTGLAMFAQAVDSLRAAGNLVDALDGTLVLADIEVAAGRAAPARARLEAALRVATDGSVPGARTAPDLHVALAALALRDGDLDAADSHLASAATLRTQTPRTEARHRFAQVSAEVRAARGDHASALRLLDEAATAYRAGFHPDVHPVAASRVRVLLAAGDLGAAAAVVAARGVTLADDPVHLRLRDHLALVAFHLARARAGLDADLPAAAALLSRLHETAVADGRHGDAREVRDLQDLLGSPPARDGAPDDRSSRDQRDGGLPEPLSARELDVLRLLRGELSGPEIARTLHVSLNTLRTHTRRIYTKLGVSSRAAAVRRAHEVGLLRRPPTPGRTDHQADHQQDHHMW, via the coding sequence GTGCCGGTCCCGGTGCTGGAGACGAAGCTGTTCGCGCCGCGCCGTCGCCGCTCGCTGGTGCCTCGCCCGGGCGCGCACGACCTCCTCACGTCCGCCGTCCGGGCCGAGCACCCGCTCGTGCTCGTCGCCGCCCCCGCGGGCTTCGGCAAGACGACGACGGTCGCGGCGTGGCTGGCCGCGCTCACCGACTCGGACGTGGACGTCCGGACCGCCTGGCTGTCGCTCGACGCCGGCGACGACGACCCGATCCGCTTCCTCGCCCACGTGGCCGCGACCATGCGTCGGGTCGGCCTCGACGCGGGGGACCTGGCGACGCTGGCGGCGGAGGGCTCACCCGTCCAGGCGGCCGCACAGCTCGTCAACACCGTGGCGGTCGAGGGCGCGCGGACGCCCCAGCGGCGGTGGGTCCTGGTGCTCGACGACTACCACCTCGTCGGCGCAGCCGCCGTCCACGACGTCGTCACGCACCTGCTGGAGCACCCGCCGCCTCGTCTGCACATCGTCGTGAGCACCCGGGCGGACCCGCCGTTCCCGCTCTCGAGGCTCCGCAGCCGCGGGGAGATGACCGAGCTGCGGACCGCCGACCTGCGTCTCACGGCAGCGGAGGCGTACGACTTCCTCCACCGCGTGATGGGGACGCCCGTCACGCCCGAGCAGTCCGTCGCCCTCACGCAGCGCACCGAGGGGTGGGCCGCCGGGTTGCAGCTGGCCGCGCTGTCGGTGAGAGGCGCCGCGGAGACCGAGGTCGACCGGTTCGTGCGGTCGTTCACCGGGAGCGACCGGTTCGTCGTCGACTACCTCCTCGACGAGGTCCTGGCGAAGGAGTCCCCCGACCGGCGCGAGCTGCTGCTGCTGACCTCGGTGGCGGACCGGCTGACCGGGTCCCTGTGCGACGCGATCACGGGGCAGCGGACCGGGGCCCGGACGCTCGAACAGCTCGAGCGCGACAACGTCTTCGTCGTCCCCCTCGACACGACCCGGACGTGGTACCGCTACCACCACCTGTTCGCCGAGGTCCTGCGAGCTCGGCTCCGCTCCGACCACGCCGACCTCGTGCCCGGTCTCCACCGGCGTGCCGGCGAGTGGTTCGCCTCCCACGGCCACCTGCCCGACGCGGTCGGGCACGCACTGGCGGCCGGCGACCACGTCCGTGCGGCGAGGCTCGTCGAGCTCGCGCTGCCGGAGGTGCGGCGCACGCGGCAGGACGGGCTCCTCCTGCAGTGGCTCGCCGCCCTCCCCCGCGACGTCGTCCGCGGCAACCCCGTCCTCAGCATGTTCGCCGGCTGGGCGGCCATGGTCGCCGGCGACCTCGACCTCGTGGCCCGTCGGCTCGACGAGGCGGACGAGGCGCTCGCGGCCGGCGCACGCGACCGTGACGTCGCCGCGTCGTGGGCGGCGACGGACGAGCTCCTCGCGGCACCGGCCACGCTCGAGGTCTTCCGTGCCTCCCTGGCGCAGGCGAGGGGCGACGTGACCGGCACCGCCCACCACGCGCGACTCGCGCTCGACCTCTGCCGGTCCGACGACCACCTCGTCCGGGGAGCGGCGTCCGGTTTCGTCGCCCTCGCGGCGTGGGCCGAGGGCGACGCTCGGACCGGGCTCGCGATGTTCGCGCAGGCGGTCGACAGCCTCCGCGCAGCCGGGAACCTCGTGGACGCCCTCGACGGGACCCTCGTCCTCGCCGACATCGAGGTCGCGGCCGGTCGGGCGGCCCCGGCCCGCGCACGTCTGGAGGCCGCGCTCCGGGTGGCCACCGACGGATCGGTACCGGGGGCGCGGACGGCACCTGACCTCCACGTGGCGCTCGCGGCCCTCGCGCTCCGCGACGGTGACCTCGACGCCGCCGACTCGCACCTCGCGTCCGCGGCGACGCTGCGCACGCAGACCCCGCGAACGGAGGCGAGGCACCGGTTCGCCCAGGTGAGCGCCGAGGTGCGGGCCGCCCGCGGGGACCACGCCTCCGCCCTGCGGCTCCTCGACGAGGCGGCAACCGCGTACCGCGCCGGCTTCCACCCGGACGTCCACCCGGTCGCGGCCTCCCGGGTGCGGGTCCTGCTCGCGGCCGGTGACCTCGGCGCGGCCGCGGCCGTCGTGGCCGCCCGAGGGGTCACCCTCGCCGACGACCCCGTCCACCTGCGCCTCCGCGACCACCTCGCCCTCGTCGCGTTCCACCTCGCGCGGGCCCGCGCGGGGCTGGACGCGGACCTGCCGGCGGCGGCTGCACTGCTGTCGCGGCTGCACGAGACCGCCGTGGCCGACGGACGTCACGGGGACGCACGCGAGGTCCGGGACCTCCAGGACCTCCTCGGATCGCCGCCCGCCCGCGACGGCGCCCCGGACGACCGGTCGTCGCGGGACCAGCGGGACGGGGGGCTGCCGGAGCCGCTCAGCGCCCGGGAGCTGGACGTCCTGAGGCTGCTCCGCGGCGAGCTGAGCGGCCCGGAGATCGCGAGGACGCTGCACGTCTCCCTCAACACCCTCCGCACCCACACCCGACGGATCTACACGAAGCTCGGGGTCAGCAGCCGCGCCGCCGCAGTGCGGCGCGCCCACGAGGTCGGTCTGCTGAGGCGGCCGCCCACGCCCGGCCGGACGGATCACCAGGCAGATCACCAGCAGGATCACCACATGTGGTGA
- a CDS encoding GNAT family N-acetyltransferase: MDGSSPHVRIRVTGRLDAPWASCFDGLDVHHDPDGSTVLSGTLVDQAALHGLLGRLRDTGATVAGLRVGTAAPPQPPHGAVAQRRSCQDPTVSRPLDGIVWPVRTLRLELRPAAPRDVAATWRYRRLDEVTRWITRAPLDRESYARDFVDPQRLAATIVVSAGAQVVGDLMLRVEDAWAQAEVAAAARGVQAELGWVLDPAVRGRGYATEAVEAVLRVCFEELGLRRVHARCFAANDASWRLMERVGMRRESHTVQESLHRSGQWYDGVGYGMLAGEWRGARGRAQPGGRP, translated from the coding sequence GTGGACGGCTCGTCGCCGCACGTCCGGATCCGGGTCACCGGTCGGCTCGACGCGCCCTGGGCCTCGTGCTTCGACGGTCTCGACGTGCACCACGACCCGGACGGCTCGACGGTCCTGTCCGGCACCCTCGTCGACCAGGCGGCGCTCCACGGGCTGCTGGGGCGGCTCCGCGACACCGGCGCGACCGTCGCCGGGCTCCGCGTCGGAACCGCTGCACCACCCCAGCCGCCGCACGGCGCGGTCGCCCAGCGGCGGTCCTGCCAGGATCCGACCGTGTCACGCCCCCTCGACGGCATCGTCTGGCCCGTGCGCACCCTCCGGCTGGAGCTGCGCCCCGCGGCGCCCCGCGACGTGGCGGCGACCTGGCGGTACCGGCGGCTCGACGAGGTGACCCGCTGGATCACGCGGGCGCCCCTGGACCGGGAGTCCTACGCACGCGACTTCGTCGACCCGCAGCGGCTCGCCGCCACGATCGTCGTGTCGGCGGGCGCTCAGGTCGTGGGCGACCTCATGCTGCGCGTCGAGGACGCCTGGGCGCAGGCGGAGGTCGCCGCGGCCGCCAGGGGAGTCCAGGCCGAGCTGGGCTGGGTGCTGGATCCCGCAGTCCGCGGCCGCGGGTACGCGACGGAGGCGGTCGAGGCCGTGCTGCGCGTGTGCTTCGAGGAGCTCGGGCTGCGCCGGGTGCACGCCCGGTGCTTCGCGGCGAACGACGCCTCGTGGCGGCTCATGGAGCGCGTCGGGATGCGACGGGAGAGCCACACGGTGCAGGAGTCGCTCCACCGTTCGGGCCAGTGGTACGACGGTGTCGGGTACGGCATGCTCGCCGGGGAGTGGCGGGGCGCGCGAGGCAGGGCGCAGCCGGGCGGGCGACCGTAG
- a CDS encoding long-chain-fatty-acid--CoA ligase, whose protein sequence is MTSTAERPWLAAYAEGVPADVDVPDVPLDDLLRRAAERYGDQVALDFFGATTTWTALLDEVAAAAAGLRDLGVGPGDRVALVLPNCPQHVVAFYAVLRLGAVVVEHNPLYTAGELHQQLADSGAGTAVVWDRVAGAVREAGEGTSLRRVVAVDLTRALPWTRRLALRLPLPRARATRQAMTGPAPGALRWDDLLRDSTPLDAGTPSPASGDTALLQYTGGTTGTPKGAVLTHRTLLANALQGRAWVPGLREGEETIYAVLPLFHAYGLTLCLTFAVHIGATLILFPRFDADQVLDAVGRRAPTFLPAVPPVYERLAERAAERGVDLSSVRYGISGAMALPTATAERWERLTGGLLVEGYGMTETSPVTLGNPVSQARRPGTIGVPFRSTDIRVVDREDPSRDLPPGEAGELLVRGPQVFSGYWRRPEETARVLLDGGWLRTGDVVTCSDDGFVTVVDRTKELIITGGFNVCPSEVEAAARAVPGVADAAAVGLPGPDGGEQVVLAVVADDGVDLDPDAVRVGCRERLAGYKVPRRVVVGEDLPRSQIGKVLRREVCDRLLADD, encoded by the coding sequence ATGACGTCCACCGCGGAGCGTCCCTGGCTCGCCGCCTACGCGGAGGGGGTCCCCGCCGACGTCGACGTGCCGGACGTGCCGCTCGACGACCTGCTGCGGCGGGCCGCCGAGCGCTACGGCGACCAGGTCGCCCTCGACTTCTTCGGCGCGACGACGACGTGGACGGCGCTCCTCGACGAGGTCGCCGCGGCCGCCGCCGGTCTCCGCGACCTCGGCGTCGGGCCCGGTGACCGCGTCGCGCTCGTGCTGCCGAACTGCCCGCAGCACGTCGTCGCCTTCTACGCGGTGCTGCGGCTCGGCGCGGTCGTCGTCGAGCACAACCCGCTCTACACGGCCGGCGAGCTGCACCAGCAGCTCGCCGACTCCGGAGCGGGCACCGCCGTCGTCTGGGACCGCGTCGCCGGCGCCGTGCGGGAGGCGGGTGAGGGCACGTCGCTGCGGCGGGTCGTCGCCGTCGACCTCACCCGCGCCCTGCCGTGGACCCGCCGCCTCGCCCTCCGCCTCCCCCTGCCGCGGGCACGGGCCACCCGCCAGGCCATGACGGGCCCGGCGCCCGGCGCGCTGCGCTGGGACGACCTGCTGCGCGACTCGACGCCACTCGACGCCGGGACACCGAGTCCGGCGTCCGGTGACACCGCGCTGCTGCAGTACACGGGCGGGACGACCGGCACCCCGAAGGGAGCGGTCCTCACGCACCGCACCCTGCTCGCCAACGCCCTGCAGGGCCGGGCGTGGGTGCCCGGCCTGCGCGAGGGCGAGGAGACGATCTACGCGGTCCTCCCCCTGTTCCACGCCTACGGGCTCACGCTGTGCCTCACGTTCGCCGTCCACATCGGCGCGACGCTCATCCTGTTCCCCCGCTTCGACGCAGACCAGGTCCTCGACGCCGTCGGACGACGCGCCCCCACCTTCCTGCCCGCCGTGCCCCCGGTGTACGAGCGGCTCGCCGAGCGCGCCGCGGAGCGCGGCGTCGACCTGTCGTCCGTGCGCTACGGCATCTCCGGCGCCATGGCCCTGCCGACCGCGACGGCCGAGCGGTGGGAACGGCTCACCGGCGGGCTGCTCGTCGAGGGGTACGGCATGACGGAGACCTCTCCCGTGACCCTCGGCAACCCGGTGTCGCAGGCGCGCCGACCCGGCACGATCGGCGTGCCGTTCCGCTCCACCGACATCCGGGTCGTCGACCGGGAGGACCCCTCCCGTGACCTCCCTCCCGGCGAGGCCGGAGAGCTGCTCGTCCGGGGCCCGCAGGTCTTCTCCGGCTACTGGCGTCGACCGGAGGAGACCGCGCGCGTCCTCCTCGACGGCGGCTGGCTGCGCACCGGGGACGTCGTCACGTGCTCCGACGACGGCTTCGTCACCGTCGTCGACCGGACCAAGGAGCTCATCATCACCGGGGGCTTCAACGTCTGCCCCTCCGAGGTCGAGGCCGCTGCGAGGGCGGTCCCCGGCGTCGCCGACGCCGCCGCGGTCGGGCTGCCGGGCCCGGACGGCGGTGAGCAGGTGGTGCTCGCCGTTGTCGCCGACGACGGCGTGGACCTCGACCCCGACGCGGTACGGGTGGGCTGCCGCGAGCGGCTCGCCGGCTACAAGGTGCCGCGACGCGTCGTCGTCGGCGAGGACCTCCCCCGCTCGCAGATCGGGAAGGTGCTCCGCCGGGAGGTCTGCGACCGGCTGCTCGCCGACGACTGA
- a CDS encoding cytochrome P450: protein MPTPRVAGHPVIGSALTLRRDPLGTLTAAERVGPVVRIDVGPPGWRQVLHGVFHPDGVERVLVADPHRLTKQSPMYQELRRALGDGLFTSEGERWKRQRRVLAPALTRRRVLGSYAPMAVTEMTRVADRWAAAADAGETVGARDDMVDFTVRFIGRVLVGADVEFALPVVRSTVPALNRSIMRRGLAAHRLPFAVPTPTNRRMAAAVEENERLVAELVRRRRAAAEGDDLVGLLLRTGELDDAEVADQVMTFLFAGHETTATTLAIALHRLAVDPVLQEALRAEVDAVAGDRPPTAADLPGLVGTDHVVREVLRLWPSAPSTARVAPVEDEVLGHRIPAGATVLLSPYATQRSARWWPEPQRFDPGRFADPLPGGHRWAWFPFGAGAHACVGMHLALMEAVLGLATLLQRVEWTTEETSVATDVGIVLRPAGPVPLAVRRRRRE, encoded by the coding sequence GTGCCGACCCCCCGGGTCGCCGGCCACCCGGTGATCGGATCCGCCCTCACGCTCCGCCGCGACCCGCTGGGGACGCTGACGGCGGCCGAGCGGGTGGGTCCTGTCGTCCGCATCGACGTCGGCCCGCCCGGCTGGCGGCAGGTGCTGCACGGGGTCTTCCACCCCGACGGCGTCGAACGGGTGCTCGTGGCGGACCCCCACCGGCTCACGAAGCAGTCGCCGATGTACCAGGAGCTGCGCCGCGCGCTGGGCGACGGTCTCTTCACGAGCGAGGGGGAGCGCTGGAAGCGGCAGCGGCGGGTGCTCGCCCCGGCACTGACGCGGCGGCGCGTGCTCGGCTCCTACGCCCCCATGGCGGTGACGGAGATGACCCGGGTCGCCGACCGGTGGGCGGCGGCCGCGGACGCCGGGGAGACCGTCGGCGCGCGCGACGACATGGTCGACTTCACCGTCCGCTTCATCGGGCGGGTCCTCGTCGGCGCCGACGTCGAGTTCGCGCTGCCCGTCGTCCGCTCGACGGTGCCCGCCCTCAACCGGTCGATCATGCGTCGCGGGCTCGCCGCCCACCGTCTCCCGTTCGCCGTGCCGACCCCGACGAACCGGCGCATGGCCGCGGCCGTGGAGGAGAACGAACGCCTCGTCGCCGAGCTCGTGCGGCGCCGCCGTGCGGCAGCTGAGGGCGACGACCTCGTGGGGCTGCTGCTGCGCACCGGCGAGCTCGACGACGCCGAGGTCGCCGACCAGGTCATGACGTTCCTGTTCGCCGGCCACGAGACGACGGCGACGACGCTCGCCATCGCGCTCCACCGGCTCGCCGTCGACCCCGTGCTCCAGGAGGCGCTGCGCGCCGAGGTGGACGCCGTCGCCGGCGACCGTCCCCCGACCGCGGCCGACCTGCCGGGGCTCGTGGGGACCGACCACGTGGTCCGGGAGGTGCTGCGCCTGTGGCCGTCGGCACCGTCGACGGCCCGGGTCGCTCCGGTGGAGGACGAGGTGCTGGGTCACCGGATCCCCGCCGGGGCGACGGTGCTGCTGTCGCCGTACGCCACCCAGCGCTCCGCCCGCTGGTGGCCGGAGCCGCAGCGTTTCGACCCCGGGCGCTTCGCCGACCCGCTGCCGGGTGGGCACCGGTGGGCGTGGTTCCCGTTCGGCGCGGGCGCGCACGCGTGCGTCGGGATGCACCTCGCCCTCATGGAGGCGGTGCTCGGGCTCGCGACGCTGCTGCAGCGCGTCGAGTGGACGACCGAGGAGACGTCGGTCGCCACGGACGTCGGGATCGTCCTGCGTCCCGCGGGTCCTGTCCCGCTGGCCGTGCGCCGCCGTCGTCGGGAGTGA
- a CDS encoding CPBP family intramembrane glutamic endopeptidase encodes MTPTLTRFLVIAGGWATIVGLGLWWADVSLDSVPGVLALALLYMPSPFVAALVAERGLVRERFRLPHGGWRAVVVFLLAPAVLVVTFVGLLLVLTAAADLVGVDAVGSVATTGEEMVAGAAALLGEAAVAAAGPPPPFAVLLLAGVWGALVAGWTVNGLVAMGEEYGWRGLMWEQLRHLGPVRANLAIGAAWGLWHAPVVLQGYNYPGYPVAGVAAMVLFCVALSLCLTALRELTGSVLPVAAAHGMVNALAPLVLLVTPGAHPVLAGPLGLVGSAVLLALGAVSWALVRRRADRAVEAPVTGW; translated from the coding sequence GTGACCCCGACACTGACGAGGTTCCTCGTGATCGCCGGAGGCTGGGCGACGATCGTGGGGCTGGGGCTGTGGTGGGCCGACGTGTCGCTCGACTCGGTCCCGGGTGTCCTCGCCCTCGCGCTGCTCTACATGCCGTCGCCGTTCGTCGCGGCGCTCGTCGCCGAGCGCGGGCTCGTCCGCGAGCGCTTCCGGCTGCCGCACGGCGGCTGGCGCGCCGTCGTCGTGTTCCTCCTCGCGCCCGCGGTCCTCGTCGTCACGTTCGTGGGACTGCTGCTCGTCCTCACCGCGGCCGCCGACCTCGTGGGGGTCGACGCCGTCGGCTCCGTCGCGACGACCGGGGAGGAGATGGTCGCCGGCGCCGCCGCCCTCCTCGGCGAGGCCGCCGTCGCCGCGGCCGGACCACCTCCGCCGTTCGCCGTCCTGCTGCTCGCGGGCGTCTGGGGCGCCCTCGTCGCGGGCTGGACCGTCAACGGGCTCGTCGCCATGGGCGAGGAGTACGGCTGGCGCGGCCTCATGTGGGAGCAGCTGCGGCACCTCGGCCCGGTCCGGGCCAACCTCGCCATCGGCGCGGCATGGGGCCTGTGGCACGCACCGGTGGTCCTGCAGGGCTACAACTACCCGGGGTACCCGGTCGCGGGCGTGGCCGCCATGGTCCTGTTCTGCGTCGCCCTGTCCCTGTGCCTCACCGCGCTCCGCGAGCTCACCGGCAGCGTCCTGCCGGTCGCCGCGGCGCACGGGATGGTGAACGCCCTCGCTCCCCTCGTCCTCCTCGTCACCCCGGGCGCCCACCCCGTCCTGGCAGGGCCGCTGGGCCTCGTCGGCTCCGCGGTGCTGCTGGCCCTCGGCGCCGTGTCGTGGGCGCTCGTGCGCCGCCGCGCGGACCGTGCGGTGGAGGCCCCGGTTACCGGCTGGTAA
- a CDS encoding acyl-CoA dehydrogenase, whose translation MSTTTSPPRPTPHEPDAPEERTASSAPDAPAAPALRGPRAEALREALDGDRHALRERLRRELDADWFAPRLHTDDEAHRVHTLDGLRRLAALGHQRLGFDARHGGHDDIDGSVVVYEMLGLGDLSLMVKAGVQWGLFGGAVQALGTTRHHEELLRALMDLEVLGCFAMTEVGHGSDVQGLRTTATYDPSTEEFVVHTPDADAEKTYIGNAARDGHLAVVFAQLETAGERHGVHALLVPLRDRDGSVVPGVRITDNGHKAGLNGVDNGRIAFDHVRVPRTALLDRFADVAGDGTYSSDIESSAARFFTTIGALVKGRITIGGAAATATKVALVIALRRAEERAQFRRPDGEEVVLLDYLAHQRRLLPALARTYALSFAQSELVAGLAGTTAATRLPEHEQRRLEVHAAGLKAATTWHATTTIQACREACGGAGYMAESRLPGLRADTDVFTTFEGDNTVLLQLVAKGLLAAYKDRVEDLDTLGLARTVVSGLFDRARHVLPQPGREPDVTDRAQQLALLVDRERHVVEGLARRVRHARSGDGDAFEATNAAQPHMLAAARAHLDRVQLEAFVTGIERCEDAAAAAVLEQVCDLFALSLLEQEKAWFLEHGRMSGATARQLTRLVDEACGALRPHARELVDAFGVPGRLLQVAGEDA comes from the coding sequence GTGAGCACGACGACGTCCCCACCGCGACCCACTCCCCACGAGCCGGACGCGCCGGAGGAGCGGACGGCGTCCAGCGCGCCGGACGCCCCGGCGGCACCGGCCCTACGCGGGCCGCGCGCCGAGGCGCTCCGGGAGGCGCTCGACGGTGACCGCCACGCCCTGCGGGAGCGGCTGCGACGGGAGCTCGACGCCGACTGGTTCGCCCCCCGTCTGCACACGGACGACGAGGCCCACCGGGTCCACACCCTCGACGGGCTGCGCCGGTTGGCCGCGCTCGGCCACCAGAGACTGGGGTTCGACGCCCGGCACGGTGGCCACGACGACATCGACGGCTCGGTCGTCGTCTACGAGATGCTCGGCCTCGGCGACCTCTCGCTCATGGTGAAGGCAGGGGTCCAGTGGGGCCTGTTCGGTGGCGCCGTCCAGGCGCTCGGCACGACCCGCCACCACGAGGAGCTCCTCCGGGCGCTCATGGACCTCGAGGTCCTCGGCTGCTTCGCGATGACGGAGGTGGGTCACGGCTCCGACGTCCAGGGCCTGCGGACCACCGCGACGTACGACCCCTCGACCGAGGAGTTCGTCGTCCACACCCCGGACGCCGACGCGGAGAAGACGTACATCGGCAACGCGGCACGCGACGGCCACCTCGCCGTCGTGTTCGCCCAGCTGGAGACCGCCGGTGAGCGCCACGGCGTCCACGCGCTCCTCGTCCCGCTTCGGGACCGCGACGGATCCGTCGTCCCCGGTGTCCGCATCACCGACAACGGGCACAAGGCCGGCCTCAACGGCGTCGACAACGGTCGCATCGCCTTCGACCACGTCCGGGTCCCCCGTACCGCGCTGCTCGACCGCTTCGCGGACGTCGCCGGCGACGGCACCTACTCCAGCGACATCGAGTCGTCCGCAGCCCGGTTCTTCACCACGATCGGGGCGCTGGTCAAGGGACGCATCACGATCGGCGGCGCGGCCGCCACCGCGACGAAGGTCGCGCTCGTCATCGCGCTGCGGCGAGCCGAGGAGCGGGCCCAGTTCCGCCGCCCCGACGGCGAGGAGGTGGTCCTGCTCGACTACCTCGCCCACCAGCGGCGGCTGCTGCCCGCCCTCGCCCGCACGTACGCCCTGTCCTTCGCGCAGTCCGAGCTCGTCGCGGGCCTCGCCGGCACCACCGCCGCCACCCGCCTGCCGGAGCACGAGCAGCGCAGGCTCGAGGTGCACGCGGCCGGGCTCAAGGCCGCCACGACGTGGCACGCCACCACGACGATCCAGGCGTGCCGCGAGGCGTGCGGCGGCGCCGGCTACATGGCGGAGAGCCGGCTGCCGGGGCTGCGGGCCGACACCGACGTGTTCACGACCTTCGAGGGCGACAACACCGTGCTCCTGCAGCTCGTGGCCAAGGGCCTCCTCGCCGCCTACAAGGACCGGGTGGAGGACCTCGACACCCTCGGGCTCGCCCGCACCGTGGTGAGCGGTCTGTTCGACCGGGCCCGGCACGTGCTGCCGCAGCCGGGCCGCGAGCCGGACGTCACCGACCGGGCGCAGCAGCTCGCGCTGCTGGTCGACCGGGAGCGCCACGTCGTGGAGGGCCTCGCCCGCCGCGTGCGCCACGCCCGCTCCGGCGACGGCGACGCGTTCGAGGCGACGAACGCCGCGCAGCCGCACATGCTCGCCGCGGCCCGCGCCCACCTCGACCGGGTCCAGCTCGAGGCCTTCGTCACGGGGATCGAGCGCTGCGAGGACGCTGCCGCGGCGGCCGTCCTCGAGCAGGTCTGCGACCTGTTCGCCCTCTCCCTGCTCGAGCAGGAGAAGGCGTGGTTCCTCGAGCACGGTCGCATGAGCGGGGCGACGGCCCGGCAGCTCACGCGGCTCGTCGACGAGGCGTGCGGCGCGCTGCGTCCGCACGCGCGGGAGCTCGTCGACGCCTTCGGGGTGCCCGGTCGCCTGCTGCAGGTGGCCGGCGAGGACGCCTGA
- a CDS encoding peptidase S51, with product MLVQLIGGGWDDAARPGVYGPLLDVAGSGARVACVVLDEGDGHEQFRRWERVLLDTARCEPVPVLVPPGGLLDVADLGDADALLVCGGLTPAYADALVPAAGELRAWLAARDRPYAGFSAGTAVAGEHALVGGWRVDGVPVCPEDAGEDLDEVGVVAGLGLVPGSFDVHASTWGTLGRAVAAVASGRARSCVAVDEGTAVQVVDGDARVVGTGAAWVVARAAGGSVAVTRVTAGGSVPLGA from the coding sequence GTGCTCGTCCAGCTGATCGGAGGCGGGTGGGACGACGCCGCCCGACCCGGCGTCTACGGGCCGCTCCTCGACGTGGCCGGCTCCGGCGCGCGGGTCGCGTGCGTCGTGCTCGACGAGGGCGACGGCCACGAGCAGTTCCGGCGCTGGGAGCGGGTGCTGCTGGACACCGCGCGCTGTGAGCCGGTCCCGGTCCTCGTCCCGCCCGGGGGGCTCCTCGACGTCGCCGACCTCGGCGACGCGGACGCGCTCCTCGTGTGCGGGGGGCTGACACCCGCCTACGCCGACGCACTGGTGCCCGCGGCCGGGGAGCTGCGGGCGTGGCTGGCGGCGCGGGACCGGCCGTACGCCGGCTTCTCGGCCGGCACCGCGGTCGCCGGTGAGCACGCCCTCGTCGGCGGCTGGCGCGTCGACGGCGTCCCGGTCTGCCCCGAGGACGCGGGCGAGGACCTCGACGAGGTGGGCGTCGTCGCGGGCCTCGGGCTGGTGCCGGGCTCGTTCGACGTCCACGCGAGCACGTGGGGGACGCTCGGTCGCGCGGTCGCCGCGGTGGCGTCCGGGCGAGCGCGGTCCTGCGTGGCCGTCGACGAGGGGACGGCCGTCCAGGTCGTCGACGGGGACGCCCGGGTGGTCGGCACCGGGGCGGCGTGGGTCGTCGCACGTGCCGCGGGCGGGTCGGTGGCGGTCACCCGCGTCACCGCGGGCGGCAGCGTCCCCCTCGGCGCCTGA
- a CDS encoding DUF3072 domain-containing protein, whose product MTDATPDGPDGAATPDPGTSAEKPVEQWATGGEPATGPQLSYLSTLAREAGRDVPEGLTKAEASELIDELQGSTGRGGQG is encoded by the coding sequence ATGACCGACGCGACACCTGACGGACCTGACGGAGCTGCCACCCCGGACCCCGGCACGAGCGCCGAGAAGCCGGTCGAGCAGTGGGCCACGGGCGGTGAGCCCGCGACCGGCCCCCAGCTCAGCTACCTCTCCACCCTCGCGCGCGAGGCCGGGCGGGACGTGCCCGAGGGCCTCACCAAGGCGGAGGCCTCGGAGCTCATCGACGAGCTCCAGGGCAGCACCGGGCGCGGCGGGCAGGGGTGA
- a CDS encoding DUF2630 family protein, whose amino-acid sequence MRDEDVLAEIGRIVRAEHEAREAAQRDELTPEQEQAEVERLEVALDRCWDLLRQRRARRAAGEDPDDAEARPEQVVERYRQ is encoded by the coding sequence GTGAGGGACGAGGACGTCCTCGCCGAGATCGGCCGGATCGTCCGCGCGGAGCACGAGGCCCGTGAGGCGGCGCAACGGGACGAGCTGACACCGGAGCAGGAGCAGGCGGAGGTCGAGCGGCTCGAGGTCGCCCTCGACCGCTGCTGGGACCTGCTGCGGCAGCGTCGCGCCCGGCGTGCCGCCGGGGAGGACCCCGACGACGCGGAGGCCCGCCCGGAGCAGGTCGTCGAGCGCTACCGCCAGTAG